A single Flavobacterium sp. 1 DNA region contains:
- a CDS encoding ImmA/IrrE family metallo-endopeptidase, with translation MNIEKDYIKLIFGLKLKQARTNKDLSLFGLAKITELSKSYLNEIEKGKKYPKTEKIILLANKLEVSYDHMVSLKLDNNLAPIGEILKSGILKEIPLDLFGIQEADLIDIIANAPAKVNAFISTIIEIAQHYNLTRESFFLASLRSYQEAHNNYFEDLEEKVLLFCKAFHITNTTNISISELSAILIEEYGYSITEIVFSEKEELGDLRSIFVPKSRTLLLSVGIDDSQKAFILAKEIAYNFLEIKERLYTFSWIKFDNFDQVLNNFYASYFAGALLIPRETLIEELNLFLSKEDPKPQEMVQLMNRFTVSPESFYQRLTNILPKDFQIKNLFFLRLSHEIGADTYQIKKELHITNQQEPHANEMNEHYCRRWVSIKTIVESLKQKKEHFFDAQISRYENSNNEYLVFSSATPDPFKKNCMRSISVGILITPSIKKRFKFIEGNLMQKRLVGVTCETCAVQNCLERASPPIHLNQKLRNEKTDATVQEYIAKFS, from the coding sequence ATGAACATAGAGAAGGATTATATTAAGTTGATTTTTGGGCTTAAACTCAAGCAGGCTCGAACAAATAAAGATTTGTCATTATTTGGCCTAGCCAAAATAACAGAACTGTCTAAATCGTATCTCAACGAAATAGAGAAAGGAAAAAAATATCCTAAAACGGAAAAAATTATTCTTTTGGCTAATAAGTTAGAAGTCTCATACGATCACATGGTGTCTCTAAAGCTTGATAATAATCTCGCACCGATTGGCGAAATATTAAAATCAGGAATTTTGAAAGAGATTCCGCTGGATCTATTTGGGATTCAAGAAGCTGACTTAATAGATATTATAGCCAATGCTCCGGCCAAGGTCAACGCCTTTATAAGCACAATTATCGAAATTGCGCAGCATTATAACTTAACAAGAGAAAGTTTTTTCTTGGCTTCATTGCGTTCCTATCAGGAAGCGCACAATAATTATTTTGAAGATCTTGAAGAAAAAGTGCTGCTGTTTTGCAAAGCATTCCACATTACTAATACAACCAATATTTCGATTAGTGAATTGTCAGCAATTTTAATTGAAGAATACGGATATAGCATTACCGAAATTGTTTTTTCGGAGAAAGAAGAATTAGGTGACCTACGGTCTATTTTTGTACCAAAAAGCAGAACTTTATTACTGTCTGTTGGGATTGATGATTCTCAGAAAGCATTTATTTTAGCAAAAGAAATTGCTTATAATTTTCTTGAAATCAAAGAAAGACTGTATACTTTTAGTTGGATAAAGTTTGATAATTTTGACCAAGTTCTTAATAATTTTTATGCTTCCTATTTTGCAGGAGCCTTGCTTATTCCAAGAGAGACGCTGATTGAAGAATTAAATTTATTTTTATCAAAAGAGGATCCAAAACCTCAGGAAATGGTTCAGCTGATGAACAGATTTACGGTTTCTCCAGAATCATTTTATCAGCGGCTAACTAATATTTTACCTAAGGATTTTCAGATAAAGAATCTCTTTTTCCTTCGTTTATCTCATGAAATTGGAGCAGACACTTATCAGATAAAAAAAGAACTGCATATTACCAATCAGCAAGAACCTCATGCCAACGAGATGAATGAACACTATTGTCGAAGATGGGTGTCGATAAAAACAATTGTGGAGTCTTTGAAACAAAAGAAAGAACACTTTTTTGATGCACAGATTTCGCGTTATGAAAACAGTAATAATGAATATCTTGTTTTTTCATCGGCTACGCCGGATCCATTCAAGAAAAATTGTATGAGAAGTATTTCTGTTGGGATTTTAATCACACCTTCAATCAAAAAACGATTTAAATTTATAGAAGGGAATTTAATGCAAAAAAGATTAGTTGGGGTGACTTGTGAAACCTGTGCTGTACAAAATTGTTTAGAGAGAGCTTCACCGCCGATTCATTTGAATCAAAAACTTAGAAACGAAAAGACAGATGCGACGGTTCAGGAATATATTGCTAAGTTTAGTTAA
- a CDS encoding fumarate reductase/succinate dehydrogenase flavoprotein subunit encodes MKLDSKIPEGHISQKWTDYKDHLKLVAPNNRPKIDIIVVGTGLAGASAAASFAEMGYNVKAFCYQDSPRRAHSIAAQGGINAAKNYQNDGDSTFRLFYDTIKGGDYRAREANVHRLAEVSGNIIDQCVAQGVPFARDYGGMLDNRSFGGTQVQRTFYAAGQTGQQLLLGAYSSLSRQIGLGKIDMYNRHEMLELVKVDGKARGIIARNLITGEIERHSAHAVIIATGGYGNVYFLSTNAMGSNVTAGWKIHKQGALFANPCYVQIHPTCIPVHGTNQSKLTLMSESLRNSGRIWVPKKKEDAEAIRAGKMKPTQIAEEDRDYYLERKYPAFGNLVPRDVASRAAKEVCDAGHGIEANDTNEGVYLDFSTEIQSKGKQTAYAKGNHNPSQEEILSLGKKWLEEKYGNLFTMYQKITDENPYETPMKIYPAVHYTMGGVWVDYNLQSTIPGCFVAGEANFSDHGANRLGASALMQGLADGYFVLPYTVSDYLSGDIRTGKISTDLPEFVEAEKNVKDSINKFLSNNGTKTVDHFHKRLGLIMWNKVGMGRNEKGLQEAIGEIASLKEEFYKDVYVPGSSDELNPELEKALRVADFIELGQLMAIDALQRKESCGGHFREEYQDAEGETLRDDENFKFVGAWEYKGYDIKNEELHKEELKYEFIKIAARNYK; translated from the coding sequence ATGAAACTAGATTCTAAAATACCAGAAGGTCACATTTCACAAAAATGGACTGATTATAAAGATCACTTAAAGTTAGTTGCTCCAAACAACCGACCAAAAATAGATATTATCGTTGTGGGTACAGGATTGGCTGGAGCTTCGGCAGCGGCATCTTTTGCCGAAATGGGATATAATGTAAAAGCATTCTGTTATCAAGATTCTCCTCGCCGTGCGCACTCAATCGCTGCCCAAGGAGGTATCAACGCTGCAAAAAACTATCAAAATGACGGGGATAGTACTTTCCGTTTGTTTTATGATACCATCAAAGGTGGCGATTACAGAGCACGTGAAGCAAACGTACACCGTTTAGCAGAAGTTTCTGGAAACATCATTGACCAGTGTGTGGCTCAGGGAGTTCCTTTTGCCCGTGATTACGGAGGAATGTTGGACAACCGTTCTTTTGGTGGTACACAAGTACAGCGTACTTTTTATGCTGCTGGACAAACTGGTCAACAATTGTTATTAGGAGCTTATTCTTCTTTATCAAGACAAATCGGTTTAGGAAAAATCGATATGTATAACCGTCACGAAATGTTGGAATTGGTAAAAGTGGATGGAAAAGCCCGCGGAATTATTGCTCGTAATTTGATTACTGGTGAAATCGAAAGACATTCTGCTCACGCTGTAATTATTGCGACAGGAGGATACGGAAACGTTTATTTCCTTTCTACAAACGCAATGGGATCGAATGTAACTGCTGGTTGGAAAATCCACAAACAAGGAGCTTTGTTCGCAAATCCTTGCTACGTACAAATTCACCCAACTTGTATCCCGGTTCACGGAACCAATCAATCTAAATTGACATTGATGTCTGAGTCTTTAAGAAACTCTGGACGTATTTGGGTTCCAAAGAAAAAAGAAGATGCTGAAGCGATTCGTGCAGGTAAAATGAAACCAACACAAATTGCTGAAGAAGATAGAGATTACTACCTAGAAAGAAAATATCCAGCATTTGGTAACTTAGTTCCTCGTGATGTTGCTTCAAGAGCCGCAAAAGAAGTTTGTGACGCAGGTCATGGAATTGAAGCTAATGATACTAATGAAGGAGTTTATTTGGATTTCTCTACAGAGATTCAATCTAAAGGAAAACAAACGGCTTACGCCAAAGGAAATCATAATCCTTCTCAAGAAGAAATTCTTTCATTAGGAAAAAAATGGTTGGAGGAAAAATATGGTAACTTGTTTACTATGTACCAAAAAATTACAGATGAGAATCCTTATGAAACTCCAATGAAAATTTATCCTGCAGTTCACTATACAATGGGTGGTGTTTGGGTTGACTATAACTTACAATCAACTATTCCGGGCTGTTTCGTTGCAGGAGAAGCGAACTTCTCTGACCACGGAGCGAACCGTTTAGGAGCTTCGGCTTTGATGCAAGGTTTAGCCGACGGTTATTTCGTATTGCCTTATACTGTTTCTGATTATTTATCAGGTGATATTCGTACTGGAAAAATCTCTACTGATTTGCCGGAATTCGTTGAAGCTGAAAAAAATGTAAAAGATTCGATTAATAAATTCCTTTCTAATAATGGTACAAAAACGGTGGATCATTTCCACAAACGTTTAGGGTTGATTATGTGGAACAAAGTTGGAATGGGGCGTAATGAGAAAGGGTTGCAAGAAGCTATCGGAGAAATCGCCTCTTTAAAAGAGGAATTCTACAAAGATGTTTACGTTCCAGGAAGTTCCGATGAATTGAATCCTGAATTGGAAAAAGCGCTTCGTGTGGCTGATTTTATTGAATTAGGACAATTAATGGCTATTGATGCTTTGCAGCGTAAAGAATCTTGTGGAGGTCATTTCCGTGAAGAATATCAGGATGCTGAAGGAGAAACTTTACGTGATGACGAAAATTTCAAATTTGTTGGTGCTTGGGAATACAAAGGATACGACATTAAAAATGAAGAGCTTCACAAAGAAGAATTGAAATACGAGTTTATTAAAATAGCCGCAAGAAATTACAAATAA
- a CDS encoding succinate dehydrogenase/fumarate reductase iron-sulfur subunit: protein MSAAKNINISLQIWRQKNSKEKGKMETYKLNDVSTASSFLEMLDQLNEQLVNERKEPIAFDHDCREGICGMCSLYINGRAHGPDTGITTCQLHMRMFNDGDTIVIEPWRSAAFPVIKDLIVDRTAFDRIQQAGGFVSVNTSGNTIDANTIPVPKDDADKAFEAAACIGCGACVATCKNGSAMLFVGAKVSQYALLPQGKVEATNRVLNMVRQMDEEGFGNCTNTGACEVECPKGISLENIARMNREYLSASLK from the coding sequence ATGAGCGCAGCAAAAAATATCAATATAAGCCTTCAAATTTGGCGTCAAAAAAACTCCAAAGAAAAAGGAAAAATGGAAACATACAAATTGAACGATGTCTCTACGGCAAGTTCCTTTTTGGAAATGTTAGACCAATTGAACGAACAATTAGTAAACGAAAGAAAAGAACCAATCGCATTTGACCACGATTGTCGTGAAGGAATCTGCGGAATGTGTTCTTTGTATATCAACGGACGTGCACACGGACCAGATACTGGAATCACTACTTGTCAATTACACATGAGAATGTTCAATGACGGAGATACGATCGTTATAGAGCCTTGGCGTTCTGCAGCTTTCCCAGTAATTAAAGATTTAATTGTAGACAGAACAGCTTTTGACAGAATTCAACAAGCGGGAGGATTCGTTTCAGTGAATACATCTGGAAACACTATCGATGCCAATACTATTCCAGTTCCTAAAGACGACGCTGATAAAGCATTTGAGGCCGCGGCTTGTATCGGTTGCGGTGCTTGTGTGGCAACTTGTAAAAATGGTTCTGCTATGTTATTTGTTGGAGCAAAAGTTTCACAATATGCATTATTACCGCAAGGAAAAGTGGAAGCTACAAACCGTGTATTGAACATGGTTCGTCAAATGGATGAAGAAGGTTTTGGTAACTGTACCAATACTGGAGCTTGTGAGGTTGAATGTCCTAAAGGAATTTCTTTGGAGAACATTGCTCGTATGAACAGAGAATATTTGTCAGCAAGTTTGAAATAG
- a CDS encoding hydroxymethylglutaryl-CoA synthase family protein: MKTGIDAIAFDVAKLHLPIKTLALARNIEPEKLEKGLGLLKMTLPDAHQDTVVFGANALTKLIQDNNIKLNEIARIYVGTESAIDSSKPISSFLISLMEQKFGESSLSECDVVDFTFACIGGVDAMQNCLDFVQLNPTKKAIVVTTDFAKYDLNSTGEYTQGAGAVALLITSNPRIITFENHWGVSTKGVFDFFKPYRTISKQEITGNSNNESWFDNLENEIEIHKDQPVFDGQYSNQCYMDRTRDAYFSFKKIKNAQETVYSTWTSIVMHLPYAFQGRRMLSEIYALDASSPIISGEENASEYQNKLKEISKSEDYKTFVVDKLQPAELASSLIGNLYTGSIFMGLLSTLAHFYNTKKEIATEKFGFLAYGSGSKAKVFEGTIQSEWKSAIANVSLFETLEKSFEIDFETYEKLHKKEQKQSIQEPKNEWILDRIETEIPNLIGARYYKWID; encoded by the coding sequence ATGAAAACTGGAATTGACGCTATTGCATTTGATGTTGCCAAATTGCATTTACCCATAAAAACATTAGCCCTAGCTAGAAATATAGAACCTGAAAAACTCGAAAAAGGATTAGGATTATTAAAGATGACTTTGCCCGATGCGCATCAGGATACTGTGGTTTTTGGAGCCAATGCTTTGACAAAACTGATTCAAGACAATAATATAAAATTAAACGAAATTGCCCGAATATATGTGGGAACCGAAAGTGCTATTGACAGTTCAAAGCCTATAAGCTCTTTCCTGATTTCTCTGATGGAACAAAAATTCGGAGAAAGCTCTTTATCCGAATGTGATGTGGTAGATTTTACTTTTGCCTGCATCGGCGGTGTAGATGCCATGCAAAACTGTCTTGATTTTGTTCAGCTCAACCCAACAAAAAAAGCGATTGTTGTTACTACCGATTTTGCTAAATACGACTTAAATTCTACTGGTGAATACACGCAAGGTGCTGGCGCAGTTGCCTTGCTGATTACTTCAAATCCAAGAATTATAACGTTTGAGAATCATTGGGGCGTAAGTACAAAAGGCGTTTTTGATTTCTTCAAACCTTACAGAACAATTTCAAAACAGGAAATCACAGGGAACTCAAACAATGAATCTTGGTTTGATAATTTGGAAAACGAAATTGAAATCCACAAAGACCAGCCTGTTTTTGACGGTCAATATTCGAACCAATGTTATATGGATCGTACCAGAGACGCCTATTTTTCATTCAAGAAAATAAAAAACGCTCAAGAAACAGTTTACAGCACTTGGACAAGTATTGTAATGCATTTGCCTTATGCTTTTCAAGGGCGCAGAATGCTTTCTGAAATTTATGCTTTGGATGCTTCATCTCCGATTATTTCTGGTGAAGAAAATGCCTCAGAATACCAAAACAAATTGAAAGAAATTAGCAAATCAGAAGATTACAAAACATTTGTTGTCGATAAATTACAGCCTGCAGAATTAGCTTCTTCTTTAATCGGAAACCTTTATACTGGTTCCATTTTCATGGGATTGCTTTCTACTCTGGCTCATTTTTATAATACGAAAAAAGAAATTGCAACTGAAAAATTTGGTTTTCTTGCCTATGGAAGCGGTTCGAAAGCCAAAGTTTTTGAAGGAACTATTCAATCCGAATGGAAATCGGCAATAGCTAATGTTTCTCTTTTTGAAACATTGGAAAAAAGTTTTGAAATCGATTTTGAAACTTATGAAAAACTACACAAAAAGGAACAAAAACAAAGCATTCAAGAGCCCAAAAACGAATGGATTCTTGACAGAATAGAAACCGAAATTCCTAATTTAATCGGAGCCCGTTATTACAAATGGATTGATTGA
- a CDS encoding succinate dehydrogenase cytochrome b subunit has protein sequence MAKSAILKSSIAKKVAMALSGLFLIMFLSLHFFINFVSVFSADSFNAMSHFMGYNPLIQFVMQPVLVAGVVFHFVMGFVLELKNRNARPVAYVKFDGAANSSWASRNMIISGLVVLAFLGLHMYDFWFHEIVYKYVEGNAIEETRYYGELVAKFESPVRTGLYCVAFILLALHLWHGFTSSLQSVGFDNKIGKSLHKICYAFAIIVPFGFIFIALFHHFNN, from the coding sequence ATGGCAAAATCTGCAATATTGAAGTCGTCTATAGCTAAAAAAGTAGCTATGGCGCTTTCAGGACTTTTTTTGATTATGTTTCTATCGCTTCATTTCTTTATTAATTTCGTATCGGTTTTTAGTGCCGATTCATTTAATGCGATGTCACATTTTATGGGTTACAACCCGTTAATACAATTTGTTATGCAGCCTGTTTTGGTTGCGGGAGTAGTTTTTCACTTCGTTATGGGATTCGTTTTGGAACTGAAAAACAGAAATGCAAGACCTGTTGCCTACGTAAAGTTTGACGGTGCAGCAAACTCATCTTGGGCTTCTAGGAATATGATTATTTCTGGTTTGGTTGTGTTGGCTTTTTTAGGATTGCACATGTACGACTTTTGGTTTCATGAAATAGTGTACAAATATGTAGAAGGAAATGCTATCGAAGAAACAAGATACTATGGAGAATTAGTGGCTAAATTTGAAAGCCCGGTTCGTACAGGATTGTATTGTGTGGCTTTCATTTTATTAGCATTACACCTTTGGCATGGTTTCACATCTTCTTTGCAATCTGTAGGATTTGATAACAAAATAGGGAAGTCATTGCATAAAATTTGTTATGCATTTGCAATTATAGTTCCTTTTGGATTTATTTTCATTGCGTTATTTCATCATTTTAATAATTAA
- a CDS encoding amidohydrolase, with the protein MKIALIQSSLFWENPKENRNHFEKKINGITDDVDLIVLPEMFTSGFTMNPQNVAETMQGETITWLIHLAKAKDMAITGSLVITEKGNFYNRLVFVFPSGEIRFYDKKHLFTLAGENEVYTAGTKKLIIEYKGWKICPLICYDLRFPVFARNAEDYDVLIYVANWPKIRINAWDALLKARAIENMCYVVGVNRIGEDDNKFQHNGHSQSINFLGDYMLEPVESKGVFIVKLDKAELISFRKKFNFLRDRDSFVLE; encoded by the coding sequence ATGAAAATTGCACTCATTCAATCCTCTTTATTCTGGGAAAACCCAAAAGAAAACCGAAATCATTTCGAAAAAAAAATTAATGGCATTACTGATGACGTTGATTTGATTGTACTTCCAGAAATGTTCACTTCAGGATTTACGATGAATCCACAAAATGTTGCCGAAACCATGCAAGGCGAAACAATAACTTGGCTCATACATTTAGCGAAAGCCAAAGACATGGCCATTACAGGAAGTCTAGTTATCACCGAAAAAGGAAATTTCTACAACCGGCTAGTTTTTGTTTTTCCCTCAGGAGAAATTCGGTTTTACGACAAAAAGCACTTGTTTACGCTGGCGGGGGAAAACGAAGTCTATACAGCCGGCACCAAAAAATTAATTATTGAATATAAAGGCTGGAAGATTTGCCCTTTGATTTGTTATGATTTGCGTTTCCCTGTTTTTGCCCGAAATGCAGAAGATTATGATGTATTGATTTATGTTGCCAATTGGCCAAAAATAAGAATAAATGCTTGGGATGCTTTACTAAAAGCACGTGCCATAGAAAACATGTGTTATGTAGTCGGAGTCAATAGAATTGGCGAAGATGATAATAAATTTCAGCACAATGGACATTCCCAATCGATTAATTTCTTAGGAGATTACATGTTGGAACCTGTAGAGTCTAAAGGTGTTTTTATTGTCAAATTAGATAAAGCTGAACTAATTTCATTTCGCAAAAAATTCAATTTTTTAAGAGATCGGGATTCATTTGTTTTAGAATGA
- a CDS encoding Ig-like domain-containing protein produces MFKKHFKYIPFLLLIFFISCAKRGSITGGLKDTIAPTLKSSYPENYSVKFTGNKIKLTFNENVKLKNLNKQLIISPPMKNEPEILPTTPTKTLTITINDTLAPNTTYSMNFGQSIADNNEGNPYNQFKYVFSTGDYIDSLALGGRVKDAHEKEVASFVSIMLYEANEKFNDSTIYKENPRYITNTLDSLKTFRLENLKAGKYFLVAMKDNNNNNKFNPKSDLIGFNKQIITIPNDTVFELELFKETLPFKANKPSQASGNRLIVGYEGNPGRNGELTKLTLKNQKEIIPAIITKMSKKDSLQVWYKPMKADSLSLNITKDKYSKNYAFKIKKQKNDTLSIKALQAGSLNFRDRFTLESSLPLVDFDKSKMTLINKDSVAVPFTTAYDEFNQQLYVDFKIEEAQKYNFKMMPGAVTDFFEKKNDTLSFKTETRNFSDYGSMILTLKNVNRFPVIIELTNDKGDIIKASEYTEGKTEIEFNLLEPSVYGIRAIYDDNKNKEWDTGSYLEKRQTEEVVYYSKEINLHANFDMHETFDLSIPYTPEVKKKKPKEKEKSKKSSF; encoded by the coding sequence ATGTTCAAAAAACATTTTAAATATATTCCTTTTTTACTTCTGATTTTTTTTATAAGCTGTGCCAAAAGGGGCTCCATTACTGGTGGTTTGAAAGACACTATTGCGCCTACATTGAAATCCAGTTATCCTGAAAATTATTCTGTCAAGTTTACTGGAAATAAAATCAAACTTACTTTTAACGAAAATGTCAAGCTTAAAAATTTAAATAAGCAATTGATTATTTCGCCGCCAATGAAGAATGAACCAGAAATCCTTCCGACAACTCCAACAAAAACATTAACGATTACCATAAATGATACTTTAGCACCCAATACAACGTATAGTATGAATTTTGGTCAAAGTATTGCCGATAATAATGAGGGAAATCCATATAATCAATTTAAATATGTGTTTTCAACTGGAGATTATATCGATTCATTAGCTCTTGGAGGAAGGGTAAAAGATGCGCATGAGAAAGAAGTGGCTTCATTTGTTTCGATTATGCTTTATGAAGCGAATGAAAAATTTAATGATTCTACGATTTATAAAGAAAATCCCCGCTACATTACCAATACATTGGATAGCTTGAAAACGTTTCGTTTGGAAAATTTAAAAGCTGGTAAATACTTTCTGGTTGCTATGAAAGATAATAACAACAATAATAAATTCAATCCAAAATCGGATTTAATTGGCTTTAACAAACAAATTATTACCATACCTAATGATACGGTTTTTGAATTGGAATTATTTAAAGAAACACTTCCTTTTAAAGCTAATAAGCCAAGCCAAGCTTCTGGAAACCGATTAATCGTAGGTTATGAAGGAAATCCCGGAAGGAATGGCGAATTGACCAAACTTACTTTGAAAAATCAAAAAGAAATAATACCTGCGATAATTACTAAAATGAGTAAAAAAGACTCTCTGCAGGTTTGGTACAAACCGATGAAAGCTGATTCTCTTTCACTAAATATTACAAAAGACAAATACTCAAAAAATTATGCTTTTAAAATTAAAAAACAGAAAAACGACACTTTAAGCATCAAAGCATTGCAAGCTGGGTCTTTGAATTTTAGAGACCGATTTACGCTGGAATCCAGCCTTCCTTTGGTGGATTTTGACAAATCTAAAATGACGCTTATCAACAAAGATTCGGTTGCTGTTCCATTTACCACAGCTTATGATGAATTTAACCAGCAGTTGTATGTTGATTTTAAAATTGAAGAAGCACAGAAATATAATTTCAAGATGATGCCTGGTGCTGTGACCGATTTTTTTGAAAAAAAGAATGACACTTTATCTTTTAAAACAGAGACTAGAAATTTTTCTGATTATGGGAGTATGATTCTCACCTTAAAAAATGTGAACCGTTTTCCTGTTATTATTGAATTGACAAATGACAAAGGAGATATAATAAAAGCAAGTGAATATACTGAAGGTAAAACAGAAATTGAATTTAATTTGCTTGAGCCAAGTGTATATGGCATTCGAGCCATTTATGATGACAATAAAAACAAGGAATGGGACACGGGAAGTTATCTTGAAAAACGACAAACCGAAGAAGTTGTTTATTATTCTAAAGAAATAAACCTTCATGCTAATTTTGACATGCATGAAACCTTCGATTTAAGTATTCCTTATACTCCAGAAGTCAAAAAGAAAAAGCCTAAAGAAAAAGAAAAGTCCAAAAAGAGTTCATTCTAA
- the aceB gene encoding malate synthase A, whose product MKNQTETTEKTFQITNGMTQQYPEILTDKAIEFLTELHQKFNNKRLSLLEDRKRQQVLFDAGALPCFLPETRMIRESKWVAATTPKDLLDRRVEITGPVDRKMVINALNSGAKTFMADFEDSTSPTWSNLMEGQQNLIDAVNKTITLEDTVKNKKYALKEKTAVLIVRPRGLHLNEKNIHIDGQETSGSLIDFGLYAFHNHEQLSKNGTAPYFYLPKLEHYLEARWWNEVFEFAQEYLGEQNGTFKATVLIETITASFQLDEIIFELRDHIVGLNCGRWDYIFSFIKKLRKHKTYIIPNRDQVTMNTPFMSAYSQLVIQRCHKRNIHAIGGMAAQIPIKNDEEANNIAFDKVVTDKQREVQNGHDGTWVAHPDLVPLAQSVFDKYMPTQNQIHVKREDVNVVEEDLLAIPKGTITEQGVRKNISISVLYIASWLNGQGAAALHHLMEDAATAEISRSQLWQWVQNEVVLDNYKALTVKYYHRLAMEEFEKIRQQVGNDNHEKQNYRLAEELLDKLVINDNFVEFLTLIGYKYL is encoded by the coding sequence ATGAAAAACCAAACAGAAACCACAGAAAAAACATTCCAAATCACAAATGGAATGACACAGCAGTATCCCGAAATATTGACGGACAAAGCCATTGAATTCTTAACAGAATTGCATCAAAAATTTAATAACAAAAGACTTTCGTTATTAGAAGACCGAAAAAGACAACAAGTATTATTTGATGCTGGAGCCTTACCTTGTTTCCTCCCCGAAACACGAATGATTAGAGAAAGTAAATGGGTAGCCGCAACTACTCCAAAAGATTTATTGGACCGAAGAGTTGAAATCACAGGACCGGTGGACAGAAAAATGGTCATTAATGCACTCAATTCAGGTGCTAAAACTTTTATGGCTGATTTTGAAGACAGCACATCGCCCACTTGGAGCAATTTGATGGAAGGACAGCAAAATTTGATAGATGCAGTTAACAAAACCATAACTCTTGAAGACACTGTAAAAAATAAAAAATACGCTCTAAAAGAAAAGACTGCCGTTTTAATTGTAAGACCTAGAGGGCTGCATCTCAATGAAAAAAATATTCATATTGACGGGCAGGAAACCTCAGGTTCTTTAATAGATTTTGGATTGTATGCTTTCCATAATCACGAGCAATTGTCAAAAAATGGAACTGCTCCCTACTTCTATTTGCCAAAATTGGAGCATTATTTAGAAGCAAGATGGTGGAATGAAGTTTTCGAATTTGCCCAAGAATATTTAGGAGAACAAAACGGAACTTTTAAAGCCACAGTATTGATAGAAACGATTACTGCCAGCTTTCAACTAGACGAAATTATTTTTGAATTAAGAGACCATATCGTAGGATTGAACTGTGGCCGGTGGGATTACATTTTTTCGTTCATCAAAAAATTAAGAAAACATAAAACCTATATCATTCCAAATCGTGATCAGGTAACGATGAATACACCATTCATGAGTGCTTATTCACAATTGGTAATTCAAAGATGCCACAAACGAAATATCCATGCTATCGGCGGGATGGCAGCACAAATTCCGATTAAGAACGATGAAGAAGCAAATAACATTGCGTTTGACAAAGTAGTAACTGACAAGCAAAGAGAAGTGCAAAACGGCCACGACGGCACTTGGGTAGCTCATCCTGATTTGGTTCCGTTGGCACAATCGGTTTTTGATAAATACATGCCTACACAAAATCAAATTCATGTAAAACGAGAAGACGTAAACGTAGTAGAAGAAGATTTACTCGCAATCCCAAAAGGAACCATAACCGAGCAGGGAGTTCGAAAAAACATTAGCATTTCTGTTCTCTATATTGCCTCATGGCTAAACGGACAAGGCGCGGCCGCTTTACACCATTTGATGGAAGATGCCGCAACTGCAGAAATCTCAAGGTCTCAATTATGGCAATGGGTACAAAACGAAGTTGTATTAGATAATTACAAAGCGCTAACAGTAAAATACTATCATCGCCTAGCAATGGAAGAATTTGAAAAAATTAGACAGCAAGTAGGCAACGATAACCATGAAAAACAAAACTATCGATTGGCAGAAGAACTACTGGACAAGCTTGTAATAAATGACAATTTTGTAGAATTTCTAACCTTAATCGGATATAAATACCTATAA
- a CDS encoding 6-carboxytetrahydropterin synthase translates to MSNIRITKQFNFETGHALYGYDGKCKNVHGHSYKLSVTVIGKPITDRNNVKFGMVIDFSDLKKIVKEEIVDQFDHATVFNETTPHIELAKELKSRDHHVILVDYQPTSENMVVDFSQRIIRRLPENIKLFSLKLQETESSFAEWFASDNQ, encoded by the coding sequence ATGAGCAATATTAGAATTACCAAACAGTTTAATTTTGAAACAGGCCACGCTTTGTACGGTTACGACGGAAAGTGTAAAAATGTGCATGGCCACAGTTATAAATTATCTGTTACCGTTATTGGAAAACCAATCACCGACCGCAATAATGTAAAGTTTGGTATGGTCATTGATTTTTCGGATCTGAAAAAAATTGTAAAAGAAGAGATTGTCGATCAGTTTGATCATGCTACTGTTTTCAATGAAACAACTCCTCATATTGAATTGGCAAAGGAACTAAAATCCCGTGATCATCACGTAATTTTGGTAGATTACCAGCCCACAAGTGAAAATATGGTAGTCGATTTTTCTCAAAGAATTATCCGCCGATTACCCGAAAACATTAAACTCTTCTCTTTAAAATTGCAAGAAACCGAATCTTCATTTGCTGAATGGTTTGCAAGTGATAATCAATAA